The following proteins are encoded in a genomic region of Arachis stenosperma cultivar V10309 chromosome 4, arast.V10309.gnm1.PFL2, whole genome shotgun sequence:
- the LOC130975328 gene encoding uncharacterized protein LOC130975328, translating into MLEAQKIRLMDYVDERSAYLTQFSKEAIVEFEKIGEEALKGLDEADARITANIERQMLEFEESTELNRQEISNRENELEEFEVQMEDNRNEGLFFKNLRKKAPVDVAQAMAEAQKIKDLTREKAGGKARRYVYLFFIGLLSIGIVKAIAASSSTDWRKVAVLFSILVALTSQFIYEQNMSLETGRTTKTNNEQNN; encoded by the exons ATGCTTGAAGCTCAAAAGATCCGCCTAATGGATTATGTGGACGAGAGGTCCGCATATTTGACCCAATTTAGCAAAGAAGCCATAGTTGAGTTTGAGAAAATTGGAGAAGAGGCCCTCAAAGGATTAGATGAAGCTGATGCCAGA ATAACAGCAAACATAGAGCGCCAAATGCTAGAATTCGAAGAATCTACAGAACTTAACAGACAAGAGATTTCAAACCGTGAAAATGAGCTCGAGGAGTTTGAAGTTCAAATGGAGGACAACAGAAACGAAGGCTTGTTCTTCAAGAACCTTAGAAAGAAGGCCCCTGTTGATGTTGCACAAGCCATGGCGGAAGCACAAAAGATCAAAGATTTAACCAGAGAAAAAGCTGGTGGCAAAGCCAGGCGATATGTTTACCTTTTCTTCATTGGCTTGTTGAGCATCGGAATAGTCAAGGCTATTGCTGCTTCATCCTCCACTGATTGGAGAAAGGTTGCAGTTCTTTTTTCTattcttgtggctttaactTCTCAGTTCATCTACGAACAAAACATGTCATTGGAGACTGGGAGAACGACAAAGACTAACAATGAGCAAAATAACTGA